The following proteins are co-located in the Mesorhizobium australicum WSM2073 genome:
- a CDS encoding pyruvate dehydrogenase complex dihydrolipoamide acetyltransferase → MPTEVILPKVDMDMATGQISRWFAEEGATVKKGDVLFEIETDKAAMEIDAPASGVLRDVTGKEGVDIAVGSAVAWIYADGEAYKDKAPISPLEGEMSTKSTEGVASEGTALALSPVEPTPPDRRLADHPPLKGEGKTRATPLARRLAREAGLNLSGISGTGPHGRVVKADIDAVLSSPLEGEVSAKRTEGVASGGTAFAPSPVEATPPDRPSAGHPPLKGEGDVMKLFEEGSYELVPHDNMRKTIARRLVEAKTTIPHFYLTLDCELDALLALRTQLNAAAPVKKTDKGEAPVYKLSVNDMVIKAMAMALKAVPDANASWTESAMVKHRHADVGVAVSIPGGLITPIIRHAAEKTLSVISNEMKDLASRARSRKLKPEEYQGGTTAVSNLGMFGIKDFAAVINPPHATILAVGAGEERAVVRNGEIKIATVMSVTLSTDHRAVDGALGAELLVAFKKLIENPMGMLV, encoded by the coding sequence ATGCCGACCGAAGTCATTCTTCCCAAGGTCGACATGGATATGGCGACCGGACAGATTTCGCGCTGGTTCGCCGAGGAAGGCGCCACGGTCAAGAAGGGCGACGTGCTGTTCGAGATCGAGACCGACAAGGCCGCGATGGAGATCGACGCTCCGGCCAGCGGTGTGTTGCGCGACGTGACCGGCAAGGAAGGAGTCGATATCGCGGTCGGATCGGCGGTGGCTTGGATTTATGCTGACGGCGAGGCTTATAAGGACAAGGCGCCAATCTCACCCCTTGAGGGGGAGATGTCGACGAAGTCGACAGAGGGGGTTGCCTCAGAAGGCACCGCCCTCGCGCTGAGTCCGGTCGAACCGACCCCACCCGACCGGCGTTTGGCCGACCACCCTCCCCTCAAGGGGGAGGGGAAAACCCGCGCTACACCCTTGGCGCGTCGATTGGCTCGTGAAGCAGGACTGAATCTCTCCGGCATATCAGGCACAGGCCCACATGGCCGCGTCGTAAAGGCGGATATCGATGCGGTACTCTCCTCCCCCCTCGAGGGGGAGGTGTCCGCGAAGCGGACGGAGGGGGTCGCCTCAGGAGGCACCGCTTTTGCGCCGAGCCCCGTCGAAGCGACCCCACCCGACCGGCCTTCGGCCGGCCACCCTCCCCTCAAGGGAGAAGGGGACGTGATGAAACTGTTCGAGGAAGGCTCCTACGAACTCGTTCCGCACGACAATATGCGCAAGACCATCGCGCGGCGCCTGGTCGAAGCAAAAACCACCATCCCGCATTTCTATCTGACGCTCGACTGCGAACTCGACGCGCTGCTGGCTTTACGCACTCAGCTCAATGCCGCGGCACCGGTGAAAAAGACCGACAAGGGTGAGGCGCCCGTCTACAAGCTGTCGGTCAACGACATGGTCATCAAGGCGATGGCGATGGCCTTGAAGGCGGTGCCGGATGCCAATGCCTCATGGACCGAGAGCGCCATGGTCAAGCACAGGCATGCCGATGTCGGCGTCGCCGTTTCGATCCCCGGTGGCCTGATCACGCCGATCATCCGGCATGCCGCCGAAAAGACGCTGTCGGTCATCTCCAACGAGATGAAGGACCTGGCCAGCCGCGCCCGCAGCCGCAAGCTGAAGCCGGAAGAATATCAAGGCGGCACGACGGCCGTTTCCAATCTCGGCATGTTCGGCATCAAGGACTTTGCCGCCGTCATCAACCCGCCGCATGCGACGATCCTGGCGGTCGGCGCCGGCGAGGAGCGGGCGGTGGTCAGGAACGGCGAGATCAAGATCGCCACCGTGATGTCGGTGACGCTGTCGACTGACCATCGTGCGGTTGATGGCGCGCTGGGGGCCGAACTGCTGGTCGCCTTCAAGAAGCTGATCGAGAATCCGATGGGCATGCTGGTCTAG
- a CDS encoding sugar-binding transcriptional regulator: MPTQKPAPARLPMVSSDLSVKTAWLYYVEGFTQEQIAEKLDVSRVKVMRTLAACTAEGIVVTMINAPTAEQVALERELEKRWGLNAAVVIPTPSVHDHLEKAIGHAVAAYLGEQMQDGMTLAIGGGATLHASLGFLARRHLKRASVVALVGSLPHSQWINPSIVAAKVADVFEVDSYQITAPVMVDDPSLRDLLWAQPTLQDVRRRAAAADIALLTVGDISPDATIFRHDIVPSSLITPLKAKGAVANMLCYFVDAAGRLVDHEVNRRVMAIDLDVVAHVPNVVLAAGGKRKVAAILAALKAVNTNVLITDSDTAMALLAKAG; this comes from the coding sequence ATGCCCACGCAAAAGCCCGCACCGGCTCGCCTGCCGATGGTCTCGTCGGACCTCAGCGTCAAGACGGCATGGCTCTATTATGTCGAGGGCTTCACGCAGGAGCAGATCGCCGAAAAGCTCGATGTCTCCAGGGTGAAGGTCATGCGTACGCTGGCCGCCTGTACCGCCGAGGGCATCGTCGTTACCATGATCAACGCGCCGACAGCCGAACAGGTGGCGCTTGAGCGGGAACTGGAAAAACGCTGGGGCCTCAACGCCGCCGTCGTCATCCCGACACCTTCGGTTCACGACCATCTGGAGAAGGCCATCGGCCACGCCGTGGCGGCCTATCTCGGCGAGCAGATGCAGGATGGCATGACGCTGGCGATCGGCGGTGGCGCCACACTGCACGCCAGCCTGGGTTTCCTCGCCCGCCGGCACTTGAAGCGCGCCTCGGTGGTGGCGCTTGTCGGCAGCCTGCCGCATTCGCAATGGATCAACCCGTCGATCGTGGCCGCCAAGGTCGCCGATGTGTTCGAGGTGGACAGCTATCAGATCACGGCGCCGGTGATGGTGGACGACCCCTCGCTGCGCGATCTCCTGTGGGCGCAGCCGACGCTGCAGGATGTGCGCCGGCGCGCCGCGGCGGCCGACATCGCATTGCTCACCGTCGGCGACATATCGCCCGATGCCACCATCTTTCGGCATGACATCGTGCCGTCATCGCTGATTACACCCTTGAAGGCAAAAGGCGCGGTCGCCAACATGCTATGCTATTTCGTCGATGCCGCCGGCAGGCTCGTCGATCACGAAGTCAACCGGCGCGTCATGGCGATCGACCTCGATGTTGTCGCCCATGTGCCGAATGTCGTGCTGGCCGCCGGCGGAAAGCGCAAGGTGGCGGCAATCCTCGCCGCGCTCAAGGCTGTCAACACCAATGTGCTGATCACCGACAGCGACACCGCTATGGCGCTGCTAGCCAAGGCCGGCTGA
- a CDS encoding ABC transporter substrate-binding protein — protein MKTLFIQLLASQLALAATLFAGVANAETLTLYTSQPEADAAKTVDAFKKAQPGIDVTIYRSGTSDILTKMAAEFAAGSPQPDVLLIADAVSMELLKKDDRLLAYPEAKLDGIEADAYDADKTYFGSKLITTGIVYNTAAAEKPQHWADLAKPAYADGLVMPSPLYSGAAAYLLSGFAGDSNYGWDFFQKLKTNNTVSVRGNGAVLKSVASGEKPYGILVDFMAMNAKKKGSPVEFVFPSEGVPAVTEPVAIMKTAKNVDGAKKFVDFILSDEGQKLALSMGYLPARASVGRPDWLPEGVKVKVMPFDTKAIVAETDADKAKFQDLFGG, from the coding sequence ATGAAGACGCTATTCATCCAGCTGCTGGCCAGCCAGCTGGCGCTCGCGGCAACTTTGTTTGCCGGCGTGGCAAATGCCGAAACACTGACGCTCTACACATCCCAGCCCGAGGCAGACGCAGCCAAGACCGTGGATGCCTTCAAGAAGGCACAGCCCGGCATCGACGTCACCATCTATCGCTCCGGAACCAGCGACATCCTGACCAAGATGGCGGCCGAGTTCGCCGCAGGCAGCCCGCAGCCCGACGTGCTGCTGATCGCCGACGCGGTGTCGATGGAACTGCTGAAGAAGGACGACCGGCTGCTGGCCTATCCCGAGGCCAAGCTCGACGGCATCGAGGCGGATGCCTATGACGCCGACAAGACTTATTTCGGCAGCAAGCTGATCACTACCGGCATCGTCTACAACACCGCTGCCGCCGAAAAGCCGCAGCATTGGGCGGACCTCGCCAAGCCGGCCTATGCCGATGGCCTGGTCATGCCGAGCCCGCTCTATTCCGGTGCCGCCGCCTACCTGCTTTCGGGCTTCGCCGGCGACAGCAATTATGGCTGGGATTTCTTCCAGAAGCTGAAGACCAACAACACCGTCAGCGTCCGCGGCAATGGCGCGGTGCTGAAGTCGGTGGCGTCGGGCGAGAAGCCCTATGGCATCCTCGTCGATTTCATGGCGATGAACGCCAAGAAGAAGGGTTCGCCTGTCGAATTCGTGTTCCCCTCGGAGGGCGTGCCCGCCGTGACCGAACCGGTGGCCATCATGAAGACCGCCAAGAACGTCGACGGTGCGAAAAAATTCGTCGACTTCATTCTGTCCGATGAAGGCCAGAAGCTGGCGCTGTCGATGGGTTACCTGCCGGCACGCGCCTCGGTCGGTCGTCCCGACTGGCTGCCGGAAGGCGTCAAGGTCAAGGTGATGCCGTTCGACACCAAGGCGATCGTCGCCGAGACCGACGCCGACAAGGCGAAGTTCCAGGACCTGTTCGGCGGCTGA
- a CDS encoding ABC transporter permease, translating to MPTRIRESRGQEMVLTAVVAVVIVLLSLLPMLRLVKEIVAPGGVLSTVAVEAGLRSPATWIATWHTLVVGIGGTLLAVLSGTLVAVLVSLTDIRGRSALVLCYVMPLMIAPQVTALAWLQLFGPASPFLKLFGAAPPLGTKNPLYSTSGIILLLGVQYGPLVFLLVRAGLRKLPRELVEAARAGGANWFTVLITIVLPLMTPSIMAAAALAFVSCVGNFGIPAFLGIPANYLVLPTLIYQKLAGGGPAVLGETAFLSVLIGIIAMAGILAQEVMSRRRDYRISSTSLPAEPYELGRWRPVVQAGMWLLIVLVLVLPLFGLVLTSLVPGYGIALTAKTATLDNYRFVLFEHDAASRAFFNSFWLSIAAAFFAVLVAVPIGYLIAWGKQRWVRLLNLSVELPYALPGVVLAIASLLLFLRPIPLTGVQLYNTVWIILYAYLARFLVLALRPTISGYHQIDRALEEAAQVAGAGLFTRMRTIVFPLVAPAAIAGGLLIFMTALSELTVSALLWSSGSETIGVVMFSFEQGGDSNYAAAMSVITVAVTFVLMLVTNLLAPHLPSGVLPWRD from the coding sequence ATGCCGACACGTATCAGGGAGAGCCGGGGCCAGGAAATGGTCCTGACGGCGGTGGTGGCCGTCGTCATCGTCCTGCTTTCGCTGCTGCCCATGCTGCGCCTCGTTAAGGAGATCGTGGCACCCGGCGGTGTCTTGTCGACGGTGGCCGTGGAGGCCGGGCTGAGAAGCCCGGCAACCTGGATCGCGACATGGCATACACTGGTCGTCGGCATCGGCGGCACTCTTCTGGCGGTGCTGTCGGGAACGCTGGTGGCCGTGCTTGTCTCGCTGACCGACATACGCGGCCGAAGCGCCCTGGTGCTCTGCTACGTCATGCCGCTGATGATCGCGCCGCAGGTGACGGCGCTGGCCTGGCTGCAACTGTTCGGCCCTGCCAGCCCATTCCTCAAGCTTTTCGGAGCGGCGCCGCCGCTCGGCACGAAAAACCCGCTCTACTCGACCTCGGGCATCATCCTGCTGCTTGGCGTCCAATACGGGCCGCTGGTCTTCCTGCTGGTGCGTGCAGGCCTGCGCAAGCTGCCGCGCGAACTAGTCGAGGCGGCGCGCGCCGGCGGTGCGAATTGGTTCACCGTACTGATCACCATCGTGCTGCCCTTGATGACGCCGTCGATCATGGCGGCGGCCGCGCTTGCCTTCGTCTCCTGCGTCGGCAATTTCGGCATTCCGGCCTTTCTCGGCATCCCCGCCAACTACCTGGTGCTGCCGACGCTCATCTATCAGAAGCTGGCCGGCGGGGGGCCGGCGGTACTCGGCGAGACCGCGTTCCTGTCGGTGCTGATCGGCATCATCGCCATGGCCGGCATTCTTGCCCAGGAGGTGATGAGCCGCCGCCGCGACTACCGCATCTCCTCGACGTCGCTGCCGGCCGAACCTTATGAACTGGGCCGCTGGCGGCCGGTCGTCCAGGCCGGGATGTGGTTGCTCATCGTGCTGGTGCTGGTCCTGCCGCTGTTCGGGCTGGTGCTGACGTCGCTGGTGCCGGGCTACGGCATCGCGCTCACCGCCAAGACGGCGACGCTCGACAATTACCGTTTCGTGCTGTTCGAGCATGATGCCGCCAGCCGCGCCTTCTTCAACAGTTTCTGGCTGTCGATCGCTGCCGCTTTCTTCGCGGTCCTCGTCGCCGTGCCGATCGGCTATCTCATCGCTTGGGGCAAGCAGCGCTGGGTGCGGCTGCTCAATCTTTCAGTCGAACTGCCGTATGCCTTGCCCGGCGTGGTGCTGGCGATCGCCTCGCTGCTCTTGTTCCTGCGCCCCATCCCGCTGACAGGCGTCCAGCTCTACAACACCGTCTGGATCATCCTCTATGCCTATCTCGCCCGCTTCCTGGTACTGGCCTTGCGGCCGACCATCAGCGGCTATCACCAGATCGACCGGGCACTCGAAGAAGCTGCACAGGTGGCGGGCGCCGGCCTGTTCACGCGCATGCGCACCATCGTCTTTCCGCTGGTCGCGCCGGCGGCGATCGCCGGCGGCCTGCTGATCTTCATGACGGCCCTCAGCGAACTCACCGTCTCGGCGCTGCTGTGGTCGTCGGGTTCCGAGACCATCGGCGTTGTCATGTTTTCCTTCGAGCAGGGCGGCGATTCCAACTACGCGGCGGCGATGTCGGTCATCACGGTCGCGGTCACCTTCGTGCTGATGCTGGTGACCAACCTGCTTGCCCCTCATCTTCCGAGCGGAGTTCTGCCATGGCGCGATTGA
- a CDS encoding ABC transporter ATP-binding protein: MARLTLDHVTKSFADFDAVKDVSIDVADGEFLAVLGPSGCGKTTLLRLVAGFEKVTSGEIRIGSDVVSNSGGSVAPEKRRVGIVFQNYALWPHMSVAENIGYALKVAKLDKAVARQKVEDALALVNLQGLGERRPANLSGGQRQRVALARCLVATPSLVLFDEPLANLDVHLRASMEDEFAAFHKRTGTTIVYITHDQAEAMALADRIAVMDHGRLAQLATPRELYHKPANEMVASFISQGILLPADVLASEDNGHCKVRVLGTELVVRCRPGERPRAGAKICCRSADIELSADASGFDGLVKRAIYQGGAARIEFAPTAGPDLTLHFEQPDPVALENGAQARLRIKSGWLIPAAGTAS; this comes from the coding sequence ATGGCGCGATTGACCCTGGACCATGTGACCAAGAGCTTCGCCGATTTCGACGCCGTGAAGGATGTCTCGATCGACGTCGCCGACGGCGAGTTTCTGGCGGTGCTCGGCCCCTCCGGCTGTGGCAAGACGACATTGCTGCGGCTGGTCGCCGGTTTCGAAAAGGTGACCTCGGGCGAAATCCGCATCGGCAGCGATGTCGTGTCGAACAGCGGCGGCAGCGTCGCGCCGGAAAAGCGGCGCGTCGGCATCGTCTTCCAGAATTATGCGCTGTGGCCGCATATGAGCGTCGCCGAGAATATCGGCTATGCGCTGAAGGTGGCCAAGCTCGACAAGGCGGTTGCGCGCCAAAAAGTGGAAGACGCGCTCGCCCTTGTCAATCTTCAGGGTCTGGGCGAGCGCCGGCCCGCCAATCTTTCCGGCGGCCAGCGCCAGCGGGTGGCCTTGGCGCGTTGCCTGGTGGCGACACCTTCGCTGGTGCTGTTCGACGAGCCGCTCGCCAATCTCGACGTCCATCTCAGGGCCTCGATGGAGGACGAGTTCGCCGCCTTCCACAAGCGCACCGGCACGACCATCGTCTACATAACCCATGACCAGGCCGAGGCGATGGCGCTGGCCGACCGCATCGCGGTGATGGACCATGGACGCTTGGCGCAGCTCGCCACCCCGCGTGAACTCTATCATAAGCCGGCAAATGAAATGGTCGCCTCCTTCATTTCGCAAGGCATTCTGCTTCCGGCGGACGTGTTGGCCAGCGAGGACAACGGCCATTGCAAGGTCCGGGTTCTCGGAACCGAGCTGGTGGTCCGTTGCCGGCCTGGCGAGCGGCCGCGCGCCGGCGCCAAGATCTGCTGCCGCTCCGCCGATATCGAGCTTTCGGCCGATGCCTCGGGCTTCGATGGTCTCGTCAAGCGGGCGATCTACCAGGGCGGCGCGGCGCGGATTGAATTCGCGCCGACCGCTGGTCCCGACCTCACCTTGCATTTCGAGCAGCCCGACCCGGTTGCGCTGGAGAACGGGGCGCAAGCGCGTCTGCGCATAAAATCCGGCTGGCTGATCCCGGCGGCGGGGACGGCCTCGTGA
- a CDS encoding MBL fold metallo-hydrolase gives MMLDLAGGFGEKGRTSLAVNSGDDRILLDVGIKVGASGAEYYPALNGSSDDIDAVFVSHAHEDHVGALSWLLSRGYSGPIFMTAETRAEAPATLAAYAEPEDFRRFPLPENRIELFEPGDTLTSGNFVVSTGRSGHVVGGVWFAVDDGTSRIAYSADVVPDSNVFVMDTIPHCDLLVLDASYGADPMPGAARAQEISEWVARHPQGCLLPTPLSGRSLELIAALPGSFAVHAGMRSSLEAQIGATASLLPGISEFLLARLRSAADWSDADPLPSLPLLANDGMGEAGPSSRLLPRAGDAGFPVLLTGHLPLGSPGDLMHKAGRADWIRMPTHPTLSGNVGIWEKAGRPPALGHSCAPDLLGDLKSHIPSLLTQCRTGQRITVGQGSAS, from the coding sequence ATGATGCTGGACCTTGCCGGCGGCTTCGGAGAAAAGGGCCGCACCAGCCTCGCCGTCAACAGCGGCGACGATCGCATCCTGCTCGATGTCGGCATCAAGGTCGGCGCTTCCGGGGCGGAATACTATCCAGCGCTCAACGGGTCGAGCGACGACATCGATGCTGTTTTTGTTTCACATGCCCATGAGGATCATGTCGGCGCGCTGAGCTGGCTGTTGTCGCGGGGCTATAGCGGCCCGATCTTCATGACGGCGGAGACCCGTGCCGAGGCGCCGGCCACGCTTGCCGCCTATGCCGAGCCGGAGGATTTCAGGCGATTTCCCTTGCCTGAAAACCGCATCGAACTCTTCGAACCAGGCGACACACTCACTAGCGGCAATTTCGTAGTCAGCACGGGACGTTCAGGTCATGTCGTCGGCGGGGTCTGGTTCGCCGTCGACGACGGGACAAGCCGCATCGCCTATTCGGCCGATGTGGTGCCTGACAGCAATGTGTTCGTCATGGACACGATCCCGCATTGCGATCTCCTGGTCCTCGATGCCTCCTACGGCGCGGATCCCATGCCGGGGGCTGCCCGGGCGCAGGAAATTTCCGAATGGGTGGCGCGGCATCCGCAGGGATGCCTCTTGCCGACGCCGCTGTCTGGCCGATCGCTGGAACTGATCGCGGCCTTGCCGGGGTCGTTCGCCGTCCATGCCGGCATGCGTTCGTCGCTGGAAGCGCAGATCGGCGCGACCGCGTCCCTGTTGCCGGGCATTTCCGAGTTTTTGCTTGCCCGTCTGCGAAGCGCGGCCGACTGGAGCGATGCCGACCCGCTGCCTTCGCTGCCCCTGCTGGCCAATGACGGCATGGGCGAGGCTGGCCCGTCGTCGCGCCTTTTGCCTCGCGCCGGCGATGCCGGGTTTCCGGTGCTGCTCACCGGGCATCTGCCTTTGGGCTCTCCGGGCGATCTCATGCACAAGGCCGGCCGGGCGGACTGGATACGCATGCCCACCCACCCGACACTGTCGGGCAATGTCGGCATCTGGGAGAAGGCGGGACGCCCCCCGGCGCTGGGCCATTCCTGCGCCCCCGATCTTCTTGGCGACTTGAAGAGCCATATTCCGTCGTTGCTCACGCAATGCCGTACCGGCCAACGCATCACGGTGGGGCAAGGAAGCGCATCATGA
- the surE gene encoding 5'/3'-nucleotidase SurE, producing the protein MRILICNDDGIEAPGLARLVNAALGLNDDVWVVAPDGKRTAAGSSLTIAGPLTMRRVKPNWYACSGTPADCVVSAMTWLFADEPKPDLVLSGINDGRNVAEDIAYSGTLGIAREASFWGVPAIGFSRVKNPDFGATDDEWLGKLIASLWQSRAEWATEGHWLSVNLPTALPAEIRQPRIGRDKIGRTAEVVESAGDRTIITVPRGRAHASEPGDENAAIDAGFVSINRLNWFGETRLDDGFLDGIPRWRQS; encoded by the coding sequence ATGAGAATCCTGATCTGCAACGATGACGGCATCGAAGCGCCGGGTCTTGCCCGTCTCGTCAATGCCGCCCTCGGGTTGAACGACGATGTCTGGGTGGTCGCGCCGGACGGCAAGCGCACCGCCGCCGGCTCGTCGCTGACCATCGCCGGGCCGCTGACGATGCGGCGCGTCAAGCCGAACTGGTATGCATGCTCGGGCACGCCCGCCGATTGCGTGGTGAGCGCCATGACTTGGCTATTCGCCGATGAACCGAAGCCTGACCTCGTATTGTCGGGCATCAATGACGGCCGCAACGTCGCCGAGGATATCGCCTATTCCGGCACGCTGGGTATTGCCCGCGAAGCGAGTTTCTGGGGCGTACCGGCGATCGGCTTTTCGCGCGTGAAAAATCCTGACTTCGGCGCTACCGACGACGAATGGCTTGGCAAGCTGATCGCCTCGCTCTGGCAATCGCGCGCCGAGTGGGCGACAGAGGGCCATTGGCTGAGCGTCAACCTGCCGACCGCGCTGCCGGCCGAAATTCGCCAGCCGCGCATCGGCCGCGACAAGATTGGCCGCACGGCCGAGGTGGTGGAAAGCGCCGGGGATCGTACGATCATCACGGTGCCGCGTGGCCGAGCCCATGCAAGCGAACCGGGGGATGAAAACGCTGCTATCGATGCGGGTTTCGTCAGCATCAACCGGCTGAACTGGTTTGGGGAAACGCGGCTGGACGACGGATTTCTGGACGGAATCCCACGCTGGCGGCAAAGCTAG
- a CDS encoding DUF930 domain-containing protein, with protein MKDETREWRRNLLWALAASLVLHALVASFFIYGLSKASQEPQQEQPISVALLPPPDKPKPQPLKAEKPPEPKAEKPPEQKVEKPPEQPRKQPDDTALKRVFQYGDKDTGPKKSLDGGAAKDNAPSPAKDEASKPPVVPKSAENKPAATANAEQRPDASKADENPPTEPTVAKPTPSEEKQVTEDADKQQAAPKASDQQAAVEPKPSPAESDAKTGAATEKPKAKVVKTMKFKSEKALKSRAGKATASNSTNDAGAGSPMYSGLPGVRKLYSQGATGDALATSSMSGVPRSQRVATLCANVLDQELQGADYSPKWLPTIPLKAGNVLDRPEAAFSTTTTWYQLSFRCEVDADATRVLSFGFRVGSEIPRSEWPPNHPL; from the coding sequence ATGAAGGATGAGACACGCGAATGGCGCCGGAATCTGCTGTGGGCCTTGGCCGCATCGCTGGTCCTGCATGCGCTTGTCGCATCGTTCTTCATCTACGGCCTGTCAAAAGCCTCACAAGAGCCCCAGCAGGAGCAACCGATAAGCGTCGCGCTCTTGCCTCCGCCCGACAAGCCAAAACCGCAGCCGCTCAAAGCCGAGAAACCGCCGGAACCGAAGGCTGAGAAGCCCCCAGAGCAGAAGGTTGAAAAGCCACCCGAACAGCCGCGCAAACAACCTGATGACACCGCTTTGAAGCGCGTTTTTCAGTATGGCGACAAAGATACCGGACCGAAGAAATCCCTGGATGGGGGGGCGGCCAAGGACAATGCGCCGTCGCCTGCAAAGGATGAGGCCTCGAAGCCTCCGGTCGTGCCCAAGTCCGCCGAGAACAAGCCTGCAGCGACGGCAAACGCGGAGCAGCGGCCGGATGCGAGCAAAGCCGATGAGAATCCGCCAACCGAGCCGACCGTCGCCAAGCCCACGCCGAGCGAGGAAAAGCAGGTCACGGAAGACGCTGATAAACAGCAGGCTGCGCCAAAAGCTTCCGATCAGCAAGCAGCCGTAGAGCCAAAGCCGTCGCCAGCCGAGAGCGACGCCAAGACCGGGGCCGCGACCGAAAAGCCCAAGGCCAAAGTCGTCAAGACGATGAAGTTCAAGTCTGAAAAAGCCCTGAAGTCCCGGGCCGGAAAAGCCACCGCCTCAAATTCCACGAACGACGCAGGTGCTGGATCACCAATGTATTCCGGTCTTCCGGGGGTTCGGAAACTCTACTCGCAGGGCGCTACCGGCGACGCGTTGGCCACGAGTTCCATGAGCGGCGTACCTCGCAGTCAGCGCGTTGCGACCCTTTGCGCCAACGTGCTGGACCAGGAGCTGCAGGGTGCCGACTATTCTCCCAAATGGCTGCCGACAATTCCGCTGAAAGCCGGCAATGTTCTCGACCGCCCCGAAGCGGCCTTCAGCACGACAACCACATGGTACCAACTGAGCTTCCGATGCGAGGTGGATGCCGATGCGACCAGGGTCCTGTCGTTCGGCTTCCGTGTCGGCTCCGAGATTCCACGCAGCGAATGGCCGCCAAACCATCCTCTTTAG
- a CDS encoding HAD family hydrolase gives MAPSRLIIFDCDGVLVDSEPLAAKAYERVYDKHGMPGVHGGIIAQCVGMKQADIIVRIKELTGHQFPASADGDIWAETKVLFTEELKPTPGIGSFLETLAGDRCVASSSSVERINHSLAVTGLARFFGDAIYSSSMVKNGKPAPDIFLFAAARMGTNPADCIVIEDSPFGIQGAVAAGMTAIGYTGGGHTYAEHAARLTAAGADFVCADWQEVSRQLAGLGVPA, from the coding sequence GTGGCGCCGTCAAGACTGATCATTTTCGATTGCGACGGCGTTCTCGTCGACAGCGAGCCGCTGGCCGCCAAGGCCTATGAACGTGTCTACGATAAGCATGGCATGCCTGGCGTTCACGGCGGCATCATCGCCCAGTGCGTCGGCATGAAACAGGCCGACATCATCGTCAGGATCAAGGAGTTGACCGGCCATCAGTTTCCCGCGTCGGCCGACGGCGATATCTGGGCCGAGACCAAGGTGCTTTTCACCGAAGAGTTGAAGCCAACGCCTGGAATAGGCTCGTTTCTGGAAACGCTTGCCGGCGACCGCTGCGTTGCCTCCTCATCCTCCGTCGAGCGCATAAACCACAGCCTGGCGGTGACCGGATTGGCGCGCTTCTTCGGCGATGCGATCTACAGTTCCTCGATGGTCAAGAACGGCAAGCCGGCACCGGACATCTTCCTTTTCGCGGCTGCCAGGATGGGGACCAACCCAGCCGACTGCATCGTCATCGAGGATTCGCCTTTCGGCATCCAGGGCGCGGTCGCCGCCGGCATGACGGCGATCGGCTATACCGGCGGCGGCCATACTTATGCCGAGCATGCCGCACGGCTGACGGCGGCAGGTGCCGATTTCGTCTGCGCCGACTGGCAAGAAGTTAGCCGGCAATTGGCTGGACTTGGTGTGCCAGCCTAA
- a CDS encoding transcriptional regulator GutM, translated as MAIWQWGLLLLVIVWALQSLGVWLQMRHYSDVFRGVTDQYKDGFVGAGNFRGRFAKGTIALVVVTPDLIVRRMMVMSGRSVFTKFKRHEEFEGVPLDRLRSNPAIMGEGEPGVAEAVKRAIEQIDKARSEPGKKPGLAGLNVARA; from the coding sequence ATGGCGATTTGGCAGTGGGGACTGCTTCTGCTGGTTATTGTGTGGGCGTTGCAGTCGCTCGGCGTCTGGCTGCAGATGCGGCACTATTCGGATGTCTTCCGGGGCGTCACCGACCAGTACAAGGACGGCTTCGTCGGAGCCGGCAATTTTCGCGGCCGATTTGCCAAGGGAACGATCGCGCTGGTCGTGGTTACGCCCGACTTGATCGTGCGCCGCATGATGGTGATGAGCGGCCGTTCCGTGTTCACCAAATTCAAGCGACATGAAGAATTCGAGGGCGTTCCCCTCGATCGACTCCGGTCCAACCCTGCGATCATGGGGGAGGGGGAACCCGGTGTGGCCGAGGCCGTGAAGCGGGCGATCGAACAGATCGACAAAGCACGGTCGGAGCCGGGGAAGAAGCCGGGTTTGGCCGGCTTGAATGTAGCAAGGGCATAG